One segment of Acidobacteriota bacterium DNA contains the following:
- the menC gene encoding o-succinylbenzoate synthase, translated as MKIESITLREIQLPLVHFFETSFGRVYSRRILLVSVQADGVVGWGECVAGEDPFYSSEWIETAWPTIKHYLAPMLFQHPVDAGRDCAAIFSKVRGHQMAKGVIENAVWDAEAQLRKLPLWKLLGGTRREIACGVSIGIQDSPEQLMEKIATEVAAGYRRIKLKVKPGWDIKILEKVRSRWSDIVLSVDANSAYTLDQTEHLRAFDAFNLLMIEQPLWNDEIYLHARLQKALRTSICLDESIRHSRDADFALESGACKIINVKVGRVGGFSEAKRVHDVAQRHNAPVWCGGMLESGIGRAHNIALSTLENFRLPGDVSASKRYWKEDIIEPEVSVSAEGMIGISDAVGTGYRVREDWIKKIAVREEKLVAGKA; from the coding sequence ATGAAGATCGAATCGATCACACTGCGCGAAATTCAATTGCCGCTCGTCCATTTTTTTGAGACGAGCTTTGGACGTGTCTATAGCCGCCGCATTCTCCTGGTAAGCGTACAGGCGGATGGTGTCGTGGGGTGGGGCGAATGTGTTGCCGGCGAAGATCCGTTCTACAGTTCCGAATGGATTGAGACTGCCTGGCCGACGATCAAGCACTATCTTGCGCCGATGCTGTTCCAGCATCCCGTCGATGCCGGGCGTGATTGCGCAGCAATTTTTTCTAAAGTGCGCGGACACCAGATGGCGAAGGGCGTTATCGAAAACGCGGTGTGGGATGCGGAGGCGCAACTGCGCAAGCTGCCCCTGTGGAAACTGCTGGGCGGGACCCGGCGGGAGATCGCATGCGGAGTGTCGATTGGGATCCAGGATTCTCCTGAACAATTGATGGAGAAAATCGCGACGGAAGTGGCCGCGGGCTATCGCCGCATCAAGCTGAAGGTCAAGCCGGGATGGGATATTAAGATCCTTGAAAAAGTACGCTCGCGCTGGTCGGACATTGTGCTCAGCGTGGATGCGAACTCGGCCTACACACTCGACCAGACGGAGCACTTACGCGCCTTCGACGCATTCAACTTGTTGATGATCGAGCAGCCGCTGTGGAACGATGAGATCTATCTGCATGCACGGCTGCAAAAGGCGCTGCGTACCTCGATTTGCCTGGACGAATCCATACGGCATTCCCGGGATGCAGATTTTGCGCTGGAGTCCGGGGCCTGCAAGATCATCAATGTGAAAGTGGGCCGCGTTGGCGGTTTTTCGGAAGCGAAGAGAGTCCACGACGTTGCGCAGCGGCACAACGCCCCGGTGTGGTGCGGAGGAATGCTGGAATCGGGCATTGGGCGCGCACACAATATCGCGTTGTCAACGCTCGAAAACTTCCGGCTGCCGGGAGATGTGTCAGCGTCCAAGCGATATTGGAAGGAAGACATCATCGAGCCCGAAGTGTCGGTGAGCGCGGAAGGAATGATTGGGATCAGTGATGCAGTGGGGACCGGTTATCGGGTGCGCGAGGACTGGATCAAGAAGATCGCGGTCAGGGAAGAGAAGTTGGTGGCGGGCAAGGCCTAG
- a CDS encoding GNAT family N-acetyltransferase — protein MQACFALHKEVWSFSDAELVPVRLFVVANKIGGQVMGAFSGETLVGFAMALPGMRNGHAYLHSQMLAVRQEYRNAGLGRRLKLSQREDAIARGFELMEWTFDPLEIKNAYLNIEKLGAIARRYNVNQYGLTTSPLQGGLPSDRLVAEWWMKSRRVEAVLANGSRPKFEARIGIAVPAEIYEWKASTATRAKAAENQARIRAELQEAIGDGLTILGYERDGMGNGKFLLGAWEESWQY, from the coding sequence ATGCAGGCCTGCTTCGCTCTGCACAAGGAAGTGTGGAGTTTTTCGGACGCAGAGTTAGTGCCGGTTCGATTGTTTGTGGTGGCGAACAAGATTGGCGGCCAGGTCATGGGCGCGTTCTCCGGCGAAACACTCGTCGGATTCGCCATGGCGCTTCCCGGCATGCGGAATGGCCATGCTTACCTTCATTCCCAGATGCTGGCGGTGCGACAGGAGTATCGAAACGCCGGCCTGGGGCGTCGCCTGAAATTGAGTCAGCGTGAAGATGCGATTGCGCGTGGATTCGAGTTGATGGAATGGACGTTTGATCCGCTCGAAATCAAGAACGCCTATCTGAATATCGAAAAGCTGGGAGCGATTGCCCGCCGTTACAACGTCAATCAGTACGGACTGACGACGTCCCCACTGCAGGGCGGATTGCCCAGCGATCGACTGGTGGCGGAGTGGTGGATGAAGTCGCGCCGTGTCGAAGCGGTGCTGGCGAACGGATCACGACCAAAATTTGAGGCACGGATCGGGATTGCGGTGCCGGCGGAGATCTATGAGTGGAAAGCCTCGACCGCCACGCGAGCGAAAGCGGCTGAAAACCAGGCGAGAATCCGTGCTGAATTGCAGGAGGCGATCGGCGATGGGTTAACGATCCTGGGATACGAACGAGACGGGATGGGGAACGGCAAGTTCCTGCTTGGTGCCTGGGAAGAATCCTGGCAGTATTGA
- the mazG gene encoding nucleoside triphosphate pyrophosphohydrolase: MPTTGERFERAVAIMERLRGPGGCPWDREQSFDTIKPYTLEETYEVLEAIDNRDWPELTGELGDLLLQVLFYSQMAREEGYFSVDDVLDRLANKLVDRHPHVFGEVKADTPAEVLRNWDALKAEEKKKRADAGAATQAEKAEGTQSVLAGVSSKMPALIEAHKLSSRAARVGFDWPEIEGLFAKLSEETAELRAELAQIPGANQPTGQGVAGSGTLNVSAEIRERLEDEVGDLFFVLVNIARYLSLDPESALRKTNRKFKQRFQRMEERLRATGRGPAQATADELEQLWQQAKEEERQTTK, encoded by the coding sequence ATGCCCACCACAGGCGAACGATTCGAGCGGGCGGTTGCGATCATGGAACGGCTGCGGGGTCCGGGAGGATGTCCGTGGGACCGCGAGCAGAGTTTTGACACCATCAAGCCCTACACTCTCGAAGAAACGTATGAAGTTCTGGAAGCGATTGACAATCGCGACTGGCCTGAACTGACCGGGGAACTTGGCGACCTGCTCCTGCAAGTTCTGTTCTATTCCCAGATGGCGCGCGAGGAAGGCTACTTCTCGGTCGATGATGTGCTCGATCGGCTGGCCAACAAGCTCGTGGACCGGCATCCGCATGTATTTGGAGAAGTAAAGGCGGATACTCCTGCGGAAGTCCTGCGAAACTGGGACGCGCTGAAGGCAGAAGAAAAGAAGAAGCGGGCCGATGCCGGTGCGGCGACACAGGCTGAGAAGGCGGAGGGCACACAGTCGGTGCTGGCGGGCGTGTCGTCGAAAATGCCCGCGTTGATCGAGGCGCATAAGCTTAGTTCGCGGGCGGCTCGCGTCGGCTTCGATTGGCCGGAGATTGAAGGACTGTTCGCAAAGTTGTCCGAAGAAACGGCGGAATTGCGCGCGGAACTTGCGCAAATACCGGGCGCAAATCAGCCCACTGGTCAGGGCGTCGCCGGGTCGGGCACGCTCAACGTGTCTGCGGAAATTCGCGAGCGACTGGAAGATGAAGTTGGCGACCTGTTTTTTGTGCTCGTAAATATTGCGAGATATTTGTCGCTGGACCCAGAATCGGCGTTGCGCAAGACGAATCGCAAGTTCAAACAGCGTTTTCAGCGAATGGAAGAGCGTTTACGTGCGACCGGTCGCGGACCTGCCCAGGCAACCGCGGACGAACTCGAACAACTATGGCAGCAGGCGAAGGAAGAAGAACGGCAGACGACGAAGTGA
- a CDS encoding SpoIIE family protein phosphatase, with translation MVGFPSFDLVDESELRPARKNASLRVHAVNVFVRDHEKSLRFYLNQLGFSLAFDVCLQSGERWVGVSPPDGTAVLTLIAPDPESEAYKRIGQPTPLVFVTEDVVATYTEWSKRGVRFRHAPRLRRVKPLNPGTTESMLLGKQTPIWGGVFTRFEDIDRNSFALVSFDEMTQAMEQQRRAAAEKLESERRSAHELAIAKQVQARLFPQTLPELKTLDYAGVCIQARQVGGDYYDFLNLGRERVGLVLGDIAGKGIAGALLMANLQANLRSQCAIAWNEPQRLLQSVNDLFYDNTSDSSYATLIFAEYDDVTQRLRYANCGHLCAFVLRSDDTLEKLESTCTVLGLFKEWACSIDDCQLRAGDTLALFTDGVTESFNAAGEEFGEARLITALRRHRELASRDLISAVVDELQRFSACEQYDDITLIVAKCIEPQQAKFF, from the coding sequence ATGGTGGGCTTTCCATCTTTCGACCTGGTGGATGAATCGGAACTCCGTCCGGCACGGAAGAACGCTTCTTTGCGCGTGCACGCGGTCAACGTCTTTGTGCGTGATCACGAAAAGAGTCTGCGCTTTTATCTCAATCAGCTCGGTTTCAGCCTCGCGTTTGATGTGTGCCTGCAATCTGGAGAGCGGTGGGTGGGAGTTTCGCCGCCCGACGGCACTGCGGTACTGACCTTGATTGCACCCGATCCTGAATCGGAAGCCTACAAACGTATTGGGCAACCGACGCCGCTGGTATTTGTCACCGAAGATGTAGTTGCGACCTATACGGAATGGAGCAAGCGCGGCGTTCGCTTTCGCCATGCGCCGCGGCTGCGACGGGTCAAGCCGCTGAATCCCGGTACCACGGAGTCGATGCTTCTAGGCAAGCAGACGCCGATCTGGGGTGGCGTATTCACCCGTTTCGAGGATATCGACCGCAATTCGTTTGCGCTGGTCAGCTTCGACGAAATGACGCAGGCGATGGAGCAGCAACGTCGCGCCGCGGCGGAGAAACTGGAATCCGAGCGACGGTCTGCGCACGAATTGGCAATCGCCAAGCAGGTGCAGGCAAGACTCTTCCCGCAAACTCTTCCCGAGTTGAAAACCCTCGACTATGCCGGGGTGTGCATCCAGGCTCGCCAGGTTGGAGGCGACTATTACGACTTCCTGAATCTTGGACGAGAGCGCGTTGGGCTGGTGCTGGGGGATATTGCAGGGAAGGGAATTGCGGGAGCGCTGCTGATGGCCAACCTGCAGGCCAATTTGCGCAGCCAGTGCGCGATCGCGTGGAACGAGCCGCAACGGCTCCTGCAGTCGGTGAATGATTTGTTCTACGACAACACGTCCGACAGCAGCTATGCGACCCTGATTTTTGCGGAGTACGACGATGTGACGCAGCGCTTGCGCTATGCGAATTGCGGGCATTTATGTGCGTTCGTGTTGCGATCGGATGACACGCTGGAGAAGCTGGAATCGACATGTACGGTCCTGGGGCTATTCAAGGAATGGGCGTGCTCGATCGACGACTGTCAGCTGAGAGCGGGAGATACGCTCGCGTTGTTTACCGACGGCGTTACCGAGTCGTTCAATGCGGCAGGAGAAGAATTTGGGGAAGCCCGCCTGATTACAGCATTGCGGCGACATCGCGAGTTGGCATCGCGAGATTTGATTTCCGCGGTAGTTGACGAGTTGCAGCGGTTCAGCGCGTGCGAACAGTATGACGACATCACTCTGATTGTCGCCAAGTGCATCGAACCGCAACAGGCGAAGTTCTTCTAG
- a CDS encoding glycerophosphodiester phosphodiesterase, translating into MKRPLLLGHRGARASRHIPENTLASFELCLQRGCDGFEFDVRRSADGVAVVCHDPHVRGRTVDGTMAADLELPTLNDVLQGFGARAFLDIELKVAGIEEETMSLLHKFPPQKGYVISSFLPAALTRVHELDPDVPLGFLCDERSELGRWEKAPVEWVIPHFSLADQALIEKCHAAGKRVMVWTVNDADGMRELVRWGVDAIITDETEIGSRVVIGL; encoded by the coding sequence ATGAAACGGCCTCTACTGCTCGGGCATCGCGGGGCACGGGCGTCTCGGCATATTCCTGAAAATACTTTGGCGTCGTTTGAACTCTGTTTGCAGCGGGGCTGCGATGGGTTCGAGTTCGACGTGCGCCGGTCAGCGGACGGAGTGGCGGTGGTGTGCCATGATCCGCACGTTCGTGGGCGCACGGTGGACGGGACCATGGCGGCAGATCTGGAATTGCCAACGTTGAACGATGTCTTGCAGGGCTTCGGGGCGCGGGCATTTCTCGATATCGAATTGAAAGTGGCGGGGATTGAAGAGGAGACGATGTCGTTGCTGCACAAGTTTCCTCCCCAAAAGGGATATGTGATCTCGTCATTTCTGCCGGCGGCGTTGACCAGGGTCCATGAACTCGATCCAGATGTGCCGCTCGGATTTCTTTGCGATGAGCGAAGTGAACTGGGCCGGTGGGAGAAGGCGCCAGTCGAGTGGGTCATCCCGCATTTCTCATTGGCGGACCAGGCGTTAATCGAGAAATGTCACGCTGCGGGAAAGAGGGTCATGGTGTGGACAGTCAATGACGCTGACGGGATGCGAGAACTCGTGCGGTGGGGCGTGGACGCGATTATCACGGATGAAACGGAAATCGGATCGCGGGTTGTGATTGGTCTCTAA
- a CDS encoding PadR family transcriptional regulator — protein sequence MNAFSALEFALLGLLRQKPHSGYDLRKAFATTPMRHFSDSPGSIYPALRRMQTRRWVSAMVEKDHARKRQEFAVTSAGTRALVAWLRQPITREDVVWRFDQLMLRFAFLDGNVERSDALAFLEEFEREMTAYVRELREYEKTFDSKLHATTGYLAFKNGMDSYHAQLVWVRHVRKQFTEVVS from the coding sequence ATGAATGCTTTCTCCGCTCTCGAATTTGCCCTGCTCGGCCTGCTCCGGCAAAAGCCGCATTCCGGATACGACTTACGCAAGGCCTTTGCCACCACGCCCATGCGTCATTTCAGTGACAGCCCCGGTTCCATCTATCCCGCTCTCCGCCGGATGCAGACGCGCCGTTGGGTGAGTGCGATGGTTGAGAAAGATCACGCGCGCAAGCGCCAGGAGTTTGCCGTCACTTCTGCCGGCACTCGCGCCCTTGTCGCGTGGCTGCGCCAACCCATCACTCGCGAAGACGTCGTCTGGCGTTTCGACCAACTCATGCTGCGTTTCGCTTTCCTTGACGGCAACGTCGAACGCTCTGACGCGCTGGCCTTCCTTGAAGAATTCGAACGCGAAATGACGGCGTATGTCCGCGAATTACGCGAGTACGAAAAGACTTTTGATTCGAAACTGCATGCAACCACAGGTTATTTGGCCTTCAAGAACGGTATGGATTCTTACCATGCCCAACTCGTATGGGTACGCCACGTCCGAAAACAATTTACGGAGGTTGTGTCATGA
- a CDS encoding penicillin acylase family protein: protein MKRVLLFACLLLPIPILAQDSTPKDLAAAAHKALAVISGKLNAKGLEKPVEVLRDRWGVAHIYAQNQHDLFFAQGFVAAQDRLFQMELWKRAGQGRLAEVLGPAFLARDVNARLLRYRGDMKAEYESYAPDTLAILTAFTDGINAYIASLANSGSHGLPVEFQLAGFSPDPWHPEDCLNRMAAFSMTGNAFSELEHAQAVSLMGADKASLLFQFDPEVTLDPAPGADFEGLASSLLQNLVGSDHRIEFPARVPQGSNNWTVSGALTYSGKPMLANDPHRVIGLPSLRYMVHLVAPGWNVAGAGEPGLPGVALGHNEHIAWGFTIFGLDQQDLYLEELNPADPLQYKTETGWQPMEVLHEKFGVRKAISPDEMRNDIVRDPKDPSSVDIALNFTRHGPVLWDNGKRAIALRWVGSEPGTAGYLASLAIDRAEDWDQFESAVARWKVPSENLVYADTSGNIGEHSAGLAPIRKWTGLLPVPGNSGFEWTGFVPVNELPHFFNPKEGFIATANHKMIPDHYPYNVGFEWASPYRINRINWMFENAKEQNHKITLPDMAFLQNDITSLAAIEFQKLLRSTPLIDEPSLHKFFAWDAELERKSTEAALYEVWLDQIRNALADRFKKDRGAAQILSTHYKDLSPDAIFKILKTPDPNANRSAGDPPAPKPTKSATEDALALFGPNPGPERNQLLYDTLKSARAELEKLLGPDSAEWTWGALHVVHFRHALDQQPGAKSLFDLGPLARPGDEYTPNATATSDSWEQVSGASYRQIIDLSNWDRSWVVNTPGQSGQPGSPHYSDLLPLWDAGRYFPLLYSKKAVDGETTNRLTLEP, encoded by the coding sequence ATGAAACGCGTCCTGCTATTCGCTTGCCTGCTACTCCCGATACCAATCCTTGCCCAGGATTCCACCCCGAAGGACCTCGCCGCAGCGGCCCATAAAGCGCTCGCCGTCATCTCGGGAAAATTGAACGCAAAAGGGTTGGAGAAGCCGGTGGAAGTATTGCGTGACCGCTGGGGCGTCGCTCACATCTATGCCCAAAATCAGCACGACCTCTTTTTCGCTCAAGGGTTCGTCGCCGCGCAGGATCGCTTGTTCCAGATGGAACTGTGGAAACGTGCCGGCCAGGGACGCCTTGCCGAAGTCCTGGGCCCAGCCTTTCTCGCGCGTGACGTCAACGCCCGGCTGCTTCGTTATCGCGGTGACATGAAGGCCGAATATGAAAGCTACGCTCCCGACACGCTCGCGATCTTGACCGCGTTCACCGACGGCATCAATGCCTACATCGCGAGCCTCGCAAACTCCGGCAGTCATGGCCTGCCCGTGGAATTTCAACTCGCCGGATTTTCTCCCGACCCCTGGCATCCCGAAGACTGCCTCAACCGGATGGCTGCCTTTTCCATGACCGGCAACGCCTTCAGCGAACTCGAACACGCCCAGGCGGTATCTTTGATGGGCGCGGACAAAGCTTCTCTACTCTTTCAGTTCGACCCGGAAGTCACACTCGATCCCGCGCCCGGCGCCGACTTTGAGGGACTTGCCTCCAGCCTTCTGCAGAATCTTGTCGGCAGCGATCACCGCATCGAGTTCCCTGCCCGCGTTCCACAAGGCAGCAATAACTGGACTGTCTCCGGCGCACTCACCTACAGCGGCAAGCCGATGCTCGCCAACGACCCCCATCGCGTAATTGGATTGCCGTCCTTGCGCTACATGGTGCATCTCGTTGCGCCCGGATGGAACGTAGCCGGAGCCGGCGAGCCCGGACTACCCGGCGTCGCGCTTGGCCACAACGAACACATCGCGTGGGGCTTTACAATTTTCGGACTTGACCAGCAGGATCTCTACCTCGAAGAACTCAATCCCGCCGATCCGCTGCAATACAAAACAGAAACCGGCTGGCAACCAATGGAAGTGCTCCACGAAAAATTCGGCGTCCGGAAAGCAATTTCACCGGACGAGATGCGAAACGATATCGTTCGCGATCCCAAGGATCCGTCCTCAGTCGACATCGCCCTGAACTTCACGCGCCACGGACCCGTTCTATGGGATAACGGCAAACGCGCGATCGCTCTGCGTTGGGTAGGCAGCGAGCCGGGCACCGCGGGATATCTGGCATCCCTCGCCATCGACCGCGCAGAAGACTGGGATCAATTCGAATCCGCGGTCGCGCGCTGGAAAGTGCCGTCAGAAAACCTGGTTTATGCCGACACCTCGGGCAATATCGGCGAACATTCCGCCGGACTCGCTCCCATTCGCAAGTGGACCGGCCTGCTTCCCGTGCCCGGCAACTCCGGATTCGAGTGGACTGGATTCGTTCCCGTCAATGAGTTGCCCCATTTCTTCAACCCGAAAGAGGGCTTCATCGCCACTGCAAATCACAAGATGATTCCCGACCACTATCCCTACAACGTCGGATTCGAATGGGCTTCCCCGTATCGCATCAACCGCATCAACTGGATGTTTGAGAACGCGAAGGAACAAAATCACAAAATCACGCTGCCCGATATGGCCTTCCTGCAAAACGACATCACATCTCTGGCCGCGATTGAATTTCAGAAACTATTGCGCTCCACTCCCCTGATCGACGAACCCTCGTTGCACAAGTTTTTTGCCTGGGACGCTGAGCTCGAACGCAAGTCCACCGAAGCTGCACTCTATGAAGTCTGGCTCGACCAGATTCGCAATGCTCTCGCCGACCGCTTTAAGAAAGACCGCGGCGCAGCCCAGATCCTGAGCACCCACTACAAAGACTTGTCTCCCGACGCAATTTTCAAAATCCTCAAGACCCCCGACCCGAACGCCAACCGTAGCGCCGGCGACCCGCCGGCCCCAAAGCCGACGAAGTCGGCAACCGAAGACGCTCTCGCTCTATTCGGTCCCAACCCCGGCCCGGAGCGCAACCAACTCTTGTACGACACCCTGAAATCCGCCCGTGCAGAACTGGAAAAACTCCTCGGTCCCGATTCGGCGGAATGGACGTGGGGCGCTCTCCACGTCGTTCACTTCCGCCACGCCCTCGACCAGCAACCCGGCGCTAAGAGTCTGTTCGACCTCGGCCCACTCGCCCGTCCCGGAGACGAATACACTCCCAATGCAACCGCCACGAGCGATTCATGGGAGCAAGTCTCCGGCGCCAGTTATCGCCAGATCATCGACCTCAGCAACTGGGACCGCTCCTGGGTCGTCAACACGCCCGGCCAAAGCGGACAGCCCGGCAGCCCGCACTACTCCGACCTTCTGCCTCTCTGGGACGCAGGCCGCTACTTTCCGCTACTCTATTCAAAGAAGGCCGTGGATGGTGAAACCACGAATCGCCTGACTCTGGAACCGTAA
- a CDS encoding HAD family hydrolase, with protein sequence MKSPIKFIFFDVGNTLLFPNRDRIHAPLADRGLTPDATVLRNLERTTKNQFDARMVQDGSTDHSFWWMFYTQLLAKIGLNDDGVRDQLVTNIRQSANWDIIPPGTREHLQQIGARYKISVISNADGKIEDVLARCNIADCFQTITDSGLVGVEKPHPEIFRQALQKMNAAPEESLYVGDMYSVDYLGATGAGMQAILMDVPGAYHERGVARVESLEELRASLS encoded by the coding sequence ATGAAATCGCCCATCAAATTTATTTTCTTCGACGTCGGCAACACGCTCCTGTTCCCCAATCGTGATCGCATCCACGCGCCGCTAGCCGACCGAGGACTTACTCCCGACGCTACTGTCCTGCGCAATCTCGAACGCACCACCAAGAATCAATTTGACGCCCGCATGGTCCAAGACGGCAGCACGGATCACAGTTTCTGGTGGATGTTCTATACCCAGCTTCTAGCCAAAATCGGCCTGAACGACGACGGCGTCCGCGATCAACTCGTCACCAACATTCGCCAATCCGCCAACTGGGACATCATTCCTCCCGGCACCCGCGAGCACTTGCAACAAATCGGTGCGCGCTACAAAATTTCCGTGATCTCCAACGCCGACGGCAAGATCGAAGATGTCCTCGCCCGCTGTAATATCGCCGACTGTTTCCAGACCATCACCGACTCCGGACTGGTCGGCGTTGAAAAGCCCCATCCCGAAATCTTTCGCCAGGCGCTCCAGAAGATGAACGCCGCTCCGGAAGAGAGTCTGTACGTCGGCGACATGTACTCCGTCGACTATCTCGGCGCAACCGGAGCGGGCATGCAAGCCATCTTGATGGACGTCCCCGGCGCCTACCACGAGCGCGGAGTTGCGCGAGTCGAGTCGTTGGAAGAACTACGCGCATCGCTTTCCTGA
- a CDS encoding LysE family translocator, protein MLDPTRFLVFLTAAIVLAIAPGPGMLYVLARTLAGGRREGLLSSLGTFFGGMVHVFAAAAGVSIILAKSALAFSAVKYLGAAYLCFLGVRMILDARRDEAIELVTAPRTKNPFWQGVMTEVLNPKTALFFLSFIPQFVNHSNGHVFAQFVLLGAISVTLNTTADVIVTLLAGPLGKRIRESARFRRRQRTVTGAIMIGLGTYLALGESK, encoded by the coding sequence ATGCTGGATCCAACCCGCTTTCTCGTCTTCCTGACCGCCGCCATCGTGCTCGCCATCGCTCCCGGACCCGGCATGCTCTACGTGCTCGCGCGAACCCTGGCCGGCGGCCGCCGCGAAGGGCTGCTCTCCTCCCTCGGCACATTCTTCGGAGGCATGGTGCACGTATTCGCCGCCGCCGCTGGAGTCTCGATCATTCTCGCGAAGTCCGCGCTGGCATTTTCGGCTGTCAAATATCTAGGCGCAGCCTACCTCTGCTTCCTCGGCGTTCGCATGATCCTCGATGCCCGGCGTGATGAGGCCATCGAACTCGTCACCGCACCTCGCACGAAGAATCCCTTCTGGCAGGGAGTCATGACAGAAGTGTTGAATCCGAAGACAGCGCTCTTCTTTCTCTCGTTCATTCCGCAATTTGTGAATCACTCCAACGGCCATGTTTTCGCACAATTCGTCCTGCTCGGAGCAATTTCCGTCACGCTAAACACAACCGCCGACGTGATCGTGACGCTGCTCGCCGGGCCACTCGGCAAACGCATCCGAGAATCCGCCCGCTTCCGCCGTCGTCAACGCACCGTGACCGGAGCCATCATGATTGGCTTGGGAACCTATCTCGCATTGGGCGAATCGAAGTAG
- the bshC gene encoding bacillithiol biosynthesis cysteine-adding enzyme BshC, with protein MKTQCLPFAQIPHTTRLFLDYLSYKPSVHEFYPRSPLFPEWVKEEAGRVRYDDARRQKVSDILERQNRNFGAGPKTLANIERLRRGAVAAVTGQQVGLFGGPLFSIFKALTAVKLAEQASMAGVECVPVFWLATEDHDLAEINHVALAAEGGLESLTVTSHGIEDAPVGGIRLGPEVEPVVERAVALLGDSEVGTWLREAYRPGETLGSAFGRLMAKLFADWGVILLDQYDPAFHELAKPILRQAIERSAELDEALLARGKAIEAAGYHQQVKVTSASTLLFEIQNGARTAVRRKGEGEFVVGEQRSSAQELLDRIEANPVNFSPNALLRPVVQDYLLPTLVYTGGPAEVAYFAQAAVVYEQLMGRVTPVLPRFSATLVEAKAQRVLEHFQLTLSDMFQGPEKLREMLATRALPSELQGQFADAKATLETSLAAIRESLARLDSTLVDAASNAEEKMQYQLSQLQARAARAEVLRNEVVTRKANFMSGALYPNKALQEREVAGVSFVARYGAGLLQSLYEAIHTDCHDHQMIEVS; from the coding sequence GTGAAGACCCAGTGTCTCCCGTTCGCGCAGATTCCGCATACTACCCGCCTCTTTCTGGACTATCTCTCCTACAAGCCAAGCGTTCATGAGTTCTATCCGCGGTCGCCGTTATTTCCCGAGTGGGTAAAAGAAGAAGCAGGACGGGTGCGCTATGACGACGCTCGCCGGCAGAAAGTCAGCGACATTCTTGAAAGACAGAATCGCAACTTCGGAGCAGGGCCGAAGACTCTTGCAAACATCGAGAGACTTCGACGCGGCGCAGTCGCAGCAGTGACCGGGCAGCAGGTTGGATTGTTTGGCGGACCACTGTTCTCGATCTTCAAAGCACTGACCGCCGTGAAACTGGCAGAACAGGCCTCGATGGCTGGAGTGGAGTGTGTTCCGGTGTTCTGGCTGGCAACGGAAGATCACGACCTGGCCGAGATCAATCATGTCGCGCTGGCGGCCGAGGGTGGACTGGAGTCTCTGACGGTCACGAGTCACGGAATTGAAGATGCGCCGGTGGGTGGGATTCGATTGGGGCCGGAGGTCGAACCGGTAGTCGAGCGCGCGGTGGCGCTGCTGGGAGATAGTGAGGTCGGGACGTGGCTGCGCGAGGCATATCGTCCGGGAGAAACCCTGGGCAGCGCATTTGGCCGCTTGATGGCGAAGTTGTTCGCGGATTGGGGAGTGATCCTGCTTGATCAGTACGATCCGGCGTTTCATGAACTGGCGAAGCCGATTCTGCGACAAGCCATCGAGCGATCTGCGGAGTTGGATGAGGCTCTGCTGGCGCGGGGCAAGGCGATCGAGGCGGCGGGATATCACCAGCAAGTAAAAGTCACGTCGGCAAGCACGCTGCTCTTCGAAATTCAGAATGGCGCGCGAACGGCCGTCCGGCGAAAAGGTGAGGGCGAGTTTGTAGTCGGGGAGCAACGCAGTTCTGCGCAAGAACTGCTGGATCGAATTGAAGCGAACCCTGTGAACTTCAGTCCGAATGCGCTGTTGCGTCCAGTCGTTCAGGACTATTTACTGCCGACACTGGTCTATACCGGAGGTCCGGCGGAGGTTGCTTACTTCGCACAGGCGGCGGTGGTGTATGAACAGTTGATGGGGCGAGTGACTCCAGTGCTGCCACGCTTTTCGGCGACGCTGGTGGAAGCGAAGGCACAACGTGTGCTCGAGCATTTCCAGTTGACCCTCAGCGACATGTTCCAAGGACCGGAAAAGTTGCGAGAGATGCTGGCGACACGCGCTCTGCCGTCAGAATTGCAGGGACAATTTGCGGATGCGAAGGCGACGTTGGAAACGTCCCTGGCTGCGATCCGTGAGTCGCTCGCGCGGTTGGATTCGACCTTGGTGGATGCGGCGTCGAATGCGGAAGAGAAGATGCAATACCAGCTCTCGCAACTGCAGGCGCGAGCGGCACGAGCGGAAGTGCTGCGCAACGAAGTGGTCACGCGCAAGGCCAATTTCATGAGTGGGGCCCTATATCCCAACAAAGCGCTACAGGAGCGCGAGGTTGCGGGCGTCAGTTTCGTGGCGCGCTATGGGGCGGGATTGTTGCAGAGTCTGTATGAGGCGATCCACACGGATTGTCATGATCACCAGATGATTGAGGTCAGTTAG